The following coding sequences are from one Microbacterium wangchenii window:
- a CDS encoding phospholipase, which produces MAGVGACLGTVLGILGTTNVAAVAAENASEGPIAPPTAAVLTPALTADIDTVAISAPDAAAALSAAQTSLESAEDLQAEVTASGLELEGQPAIDTTALSDAVERLEEATFVPALLFPALAEEAGAHAQAVDARTVEVAQALEAARARKAAEEAAAEAQRQAEAAAAAEAQRRAELLAAVNTPAGARAYAQQLAAERYGWGGDQFSCLVSLWEKESNWNYQAYNASSGATGIPQALPGSKMAAAGPDWQTNAATQIAWGLDYIQRAYGAPCSAWGHSQATNWY; this is translated from the coding sequence GTGGCCGGCGTCGGCGCCTGCCTGGGCACCGTGCTCGGCATCCTCGGCACGACGAATGTCGCCGCCGTCGCCGCCGAGAACGCGTCGGAAGGACCGATCGCCCCGCCCACGGCAGCAGTCCTCACGCCCGCGCTCACGGCCGACATCGACACCGTCGCCATCAGCGCCCCGGATGCGGCAGCCGCCCTCTCCGCCGCCCAGACGTCGCTGGAGTCGGCGGAAGACCTGCAGGCGGAGGTCACCGCATCCGGCCTCGAGCTGGAAGGTCAGCCGGCCATCGACACGACCGCGCTGAGCGACGCTGTCGAGCGACTCGAAGAGGCGACGTTCGTCCCCGCGCTGCTGTTCCCCGCCCTCGCCGAGGAGGCCGGCGCGCATGCGCAGGCCGTGGACGCCCGGACCGTGGAGGTCGCCCAGGCGCTGGAGGCGGCACGTGCCCGGAAGGCCGCCGAGGAGGCCGCCGCCGAGGCGCAGCGTCAGGCCGAGGCCGCGGCAGCCGCCGAAGCGCAGCGGCGGGCGGAGCTCCTGGCCGCGGTCAACACGCCCGCCGGTGCGCGCGCGTACGCGCAGCAGCTCGCGGCCGAGCGCTACGGGTGGGGCGGCGACCAGTTCTCCTGTCTCGTGTCGCTGTGGGAGAAGGAATCGAACTGGAACTACCAGGCGTACAACGCCTCCAGCGGGGCCACGGGCATCCCGCAGGCGCTGCCGGGCAGCAAGATGGCCGCCGCCGGCCCCGACTGGCAGACCAACGCCGCGACCCAGATCGCGTGGGGGCTGGACTACATCCAGCGGGCGTACGGGGCGCCGTGCAGCGCGTGGGGGCACTCCCAGGCCACGAACTGGTACTGA
- a CDS encoding histidine phosphatase family protein, which translates to MPMRTLWLVRHGESVGNVAATRAEREGLERIPLDIRDADVPLSPTGEEQAVALGRWLDEHRDDIAAYWVSPYFRARQTLALALGDEPVVVGVDERIRDRELGILDLLTTTGVARLHPEEAQRRRHLGKFYHRPPGGESWADVALRLRSFLRDLMSGPEESALIVAHDAIVTLITCLLRNLQEEELLDFAAAHPVLNASVTRLDLSDGLWGVTAFADVSHLQEEGADVTVHPGTPDDEGPVGTPDDPAVAPDARSADVRPE; encoded by the coding sequence ATGCCGATGAGGACTCTGTGGCTCGTGCGCCACGGCGAGAGCGTGGGGAACGTGGCCGCGACGCGTGCCGAGCGGGAGGGACTGGAGCGGATCCCGCTGGACATCCGCGACGCCGACGTGCCGCTCTCGCCGACCGGGGAGGAGCAGGCCGTCGCGCTCGGGCGATGGCTGGACGAGCACCGCGACGACATCGCGGCGTACTGGGTGTCGCCGTACTTCCGCGCGCGGCAGACCCTCGCCCTCGCACTCGGGGACGAACCCGTCGTCGTCGGCGTGGACGAGCGCATCCGCGACCGGGAGCTGGGGATCCTCGACCTGCTCACCACGACCGGCGTCGCGCGGCTGCATCCGGAGGAGGCGCAGCGGCGACGACACCTCGGCAAGTTCTACCACCGCCCGCCCGGCGGGGAGTCGTGGGCGGATGTCGCGCTGCGGCTGCGCTCGTTCCTGCGCGATCTGATGTCGGGTCCGGAGGAATCGGCGCTCATCGTGGCGCACGACGCGATCGTCACCCTGATCACCTGCCTGCTGCGGAATCTGCAGGAGGAGGAGCTCCTCGACTTCGCCGCCGCCCATCCGGTGCTCAACGCCTCCGTCACGCGCCTGGATCTCAGCGACGGCCTGTGGGGCGTGACGGCGTTCGCGGATGTGAGTCACCTGCAGGAGGAGGGCGCCGACGTGACGGTGCATCCGGGCACGCCCGACGACGAGGGACCCGTGGGCACGCCCGACGACCCGGCGGTGGCACCCGATGCGAGGAGCGCCGATGTCCGACCGGAATGA
- a CDS encoding TIGR03618 family F420-dependent PPOX class oxidoreductase yields the protein MAQTWNDVRPYFERTAVAHVATLLPDGAPHSVPVWVGVEGDRLAFFTQEGSRKDVDLQRDPRIALSITHPDQPLDMAFVRGRVVERIEGEEAMAVVDRIAERYTGAPYEIRTGFVAFLIQPEVCWSRDYAGQ from the coding sequence ATGGCCCAGACCTGGAACGACGTCCGCCCCTACTTCGAACGCACCGCCGTCGCTCACGTCGCGACGCTGCTGCCCGACGGCGCGCCCCATTCCGTCCCGGTGTGGGTCGGCGTGGAGGGCGACCGGCTCGCGTTCTTCACGCAGGAAGGCTCCCGTAAGGACGTCGACCTGCAGCGCGATCCGCGCATCGCCCTCTCGATCACGCACCCCGATCAGCCGCTGGACATGGCCTTCGTGCGCGGACGCGTCGTCGAGCGCATCGAGGGCGAGGAGGCGATGGCGGTCGTCGACCGCATCGCCGAACGCTACACCGGCGCGCCGTACGAGATCCGCACGGGCTTCGTCGCCTTCCTCATCCAGCCCGAGGTGTGCTGGTCGCGGGACTACGCCGGCCAGTGA
- a CDS encoding ABC1 kinase family protein → MRARYRRITRFAARYLVQSWWFELFLPRLGLGGLAARGRATRLRRIAERFHVLAVDLGGLMIKVGQFLSSRLDVLPPEITTELQGLQDEVPPVPFAEIRALAERELGVPLDRAFAFVDPDPLAAASLGQAHRARLAEPDAGDTGLSDVVLKVQRPGIDAVIDVDLRALRRVAAWLTRVRVVADRVDVPALVEEFANTSLEEIDYLHEAANAERFAAGFAGDPRVAVPEVVWERTTRRVLTLQDVTAIKINDLDGLRAAGIDPAQVAAGFAAVMFDQLFVHGFFHADPHPGNIFVTPLTPPDVRGPGSADDLGSAAGRPWRLTFIDFGMMGEVPDGLRRGLRRVLIAAATRNGKGLVDGIRDVGVLLPSADTAELERAMTQLFARFGGMGFAELQEVDPREFRAFAVEFGDTVRALPFQLPENFLLIIRAMSLTSGMCSALDPAFNIWDAVEPYANRLIQEERGGLAQAAMTEAADYAGLVARLPRRLDELASRIEDGRLTAQVPRLERRLRALERLGRRVLAAVLFAALLIGGVLLRPDAAVFGSVLIVVSVLPLLYAVLAGFIGRRGMD, encoded by the coding sequence ATGCGCGCGCGGTACCGCCGCATCACGCGGTTCGCCGCGCGCTACCTCGTGCAGTCGTGGTGGTTCGAGCTGTTCCTCCCGCGGCTCGGGCTGGGCGGGCTGGCGGCGCGCGGGCGGGCAACCCGGCTGCGCCGCATCGCCGAGCGCTTCCACGTGCTCGCGGTCGATCTGGGCGGTCTCATGATCAAGGTGGGGCAGTTCCTGTCGTCACGCCTGGACGTGCTGCCGCCGGAGATCACGACCGAGCTGCAGGGCCTCCAGGACGAGGTGCCGCCCGTGCCGTTCGCCGAGATCCGAGCACTGGCGGAGAGGGAGCTGGGCGTTCCGCTGGACCGCGCCTTCGCGTTCGTGGACCCGGACCCGCTGGCGGCGGCATCCCTCGGGCAGGCCCACCGGGCGCGGCTCGCAGAGCCGGACGCCGGGGACACCGGGCTCTCGGACGTGGTCCTGAAGGTGCAGCGGCCGGGGATCGACGCTGTCATCGACGTCGATCTCCGCGCGCTCCGCCGCGTCGCCGCGTGGCTCACCCGCGTGCGCGTCGTCGCCGACCGCGTGGACGTCCCCGCGCTCGTGGAGGAGTTCGCGAACACGAGCCTGGAGGAGATCGACTATCTGCACGAGGCGGCGAATGCCGAGCGCTTCGCGGCCGGGTTCGCCGGCGATCCGCGCGTGGCGGTGCCCGAGGTCGTGTGGGAGCGGACGACGCGGCGCGTGCTGACGCTGCAGGATGTCACGGCGATCAAGATCAACGACCTCGACGGTCTGCGCGCGGCGGGGATCGATCCGGCCCAGGTGGCCGCCGGGTTCGCCGCGGTGATGTTCGACCAGCTGTTCGTGCACGGGTTCTTCCACGCCGACCCGCACCCCGGCAACATCTTCGTCACCCCGCTGACCCCGCCCGATGTGCGGGGGCCGGGGTCCGCTGACGACCTCGGCAGCGCGGCGGGGCGTCCGTGGCGCCTCACGTTCATCGACTTCGGCATGATGGGCGAAGTGCCCGACGGCCTCCGTCGGGGCCTGCGTCGCGTGCTCATCGCGGCGGCCACCCGAAACGGCAAGGGGCTGGTCGACGGCATCCGCGACGTGGGTGTGCTGCTGCCCAGCGCCGACACGGCCGAACTCGAACGTGCGATGACCCAGCTGTTCGCCCGGTTCGGCGGCATGGGCTTCGCCGAGCTGCAGGAGGTCGATCCCCGTGAGTTCCGCGCGTTCGCCGTCGAGTTCGGCGACACCGTCCGCGCGCTGCCGTTCCAGCTGCCGGAGAACTTCCTCCTCATCATCCGCGCGATGTCGCTGACCTCGGGCATGTGCAGCGCGCTGGACCCCGCGTTCAACATCTGGGATGCCGTCGAGCCCTACGCCAACCGGCTCATCCAGGAGGAGCGGGGCGGGCTCGCCCAGGCCGCCATGACGGAGGCGGCCGACTACGCCGGCCTCGTCGCGCGGCTTCCCCGCCGGCTCGACGAGCTCGCGTCGCGCATCGAGGACGGGCGGCTCACGGCCCAGGTGCCGAGACTGGAGCGGCGCCTGCGCGCACTCGAACGCCTCGGCCGGCGGGTGCTGGCCGCGGTGCTGTTCGCCGCGCTCCTGATCGGCGGCGTGCTGCTGCGCCCGGATGCGGCGGTCTTCGGCTCCGTCCTCATCGTCGTCTCGGTCCTCCCGCTGCTGTACGCGGTGCTCGCCGGCTTCATCGGCCGGCGCGGGATGGACTGA
- a CDS encoding lytic transglycosylase domain-containing protein: MRSTTSTSSARRTLRHAARRARRRPVLAAGGLALGVFAATVLTGTAPAPQEDTAQAAPSFALASYQVTVQPAEPQEVLDARAALTTAETALAEAATVTNDIAASGVDIGEPAPTVDTAALESAAQRLTDAQALPIPLLPHVTDEVTLHAATVDTRVDQLRGSLDGALARKAEAEAAEKARVEAEAAAAAAAEEAAAAQPAAAPSAALPAAPLPAGGGSGDNSPAGAQATARGMLGGFGWGDDQFGCLVSLWQKESGWNYQAQNRSSGAYGIPQALPGSKMASAGADWATNAGTQVAWGLGYISGRYGSPCGAWSHSQSVGWY, from the coding sequence ATGCGCTCCACAACGTCGACGTCTTCTGCCCGCCGCACCCTCCGCCACGCCGCCCGCCGGGCCCGCCGCCGCCCGGTCCTGGCCGCCGGCGGACTCGCCCTCGGAGTCTTCGCCGCCACGGTCCTGACCGGCACGGCGCCCGCCCCGCAGGAGGACACCGCCCAGGCGGCCCCCTCCTTCGCCCTCGCCTCGTATCAGGTGACGGTCCAGCCCGCCGAGCCGCAGGAGGTCCTGGATGCGCGCGCGGCTCTGACGACGGCCGAGACCGCGCTGGCTGAGGCTGCCACCGTCACGAATGACATCGCCGCCTCCGGCGTGGACATCGGCGAGCCCGCGCCGACGGTCGACACCGCCGCGCTGGAGAGCGCCGCTCAGCGTCTCACCGACGCGCAGGCCCTCCCCATCCCGCTCCTGCCCCACGTCACCGACGAGGTGACGCTGCACGCCGCCACGGTCGACACGCGCGTCGACCAGCTGCGCGGCAGCCTGGACGGTGCCCTCGCACGCAAGGCGGAGGCCGAGGCTGCCGAGAAGGCCCGTGTCGAGGCGGAGGCCGCCGCTGCCGCCGCGGCCGAAGAAGCAGCCGCCGCGCAGCCGGCTGCCGCCCCGTCCGCTGCGCTTCCCGCCGCCCCCCTGCCCGCCGGCGGCGGAAGCGGCGACAACAGCCCGGCCGGCGCGCAGGCGACTGCGCGCGGCATGCTCGGCGGATTCGGGTGGGGCGACGACCAGTTCGGATGCCTCGTCTCGCTGTGGCAGAAGGAATCCGGCTGGAACTACCAGGCGCAGAACCGCTCCAGCGGTGCATACGGCATCCCGCAGGCGCTTCCCGGCAGCAAGATGGCCTCCGCCGGTGCCGACTGGGCGACCAACGCCGGCACCCAGGTGGCCTGGGGCCTCGGATACATCTCGGGCCGCTACGGTTCGCCGTGCGGCGCGTGGTCGCACTCGCAGTCGGTCGGCTGGTACTGA
- the pgi gene encoding glucose-6-phosphate isomerase — MSAPVDPTSTSAWSRLSAARDSFTPDLRGWFATDAGRVERMTHTLGDLHVDLSKNLVTDDILASLVQLAEETGVAERYADMLRGAHINTTEDRAVLHTALRRPAGASPELVVDGQHIDADVHEVLDRLTAFADRVRMGEWRGVTGKKVTHVVNIGIGGSDLGPVMVYEALKPLADAGIEARFVSNIDPTDVAQKTAGLDPETTLFIVASKTFTTLETLTNARLAREWLWAQLAEAGAIDDTDASRTDAVAHHFVAVSTALDKVAEFGIDPANAFGFWDWVGGRYSVDSAIGLSLAITLGPDAFGELLAGFHAVDEHVASMPLERNVPVLMGLLNIWYTNFLGAQSHAVLPYAQQLHRFPAYLQQLTMESNGKSVRWDGTPVTTDTGEVFWGEPGTNGQHAFYQLIHQGTRLIPADFIAFAQPAYPLQDDGRDVHGLFLANFLAQTKALAFGKTAEEVEAEGTTGALVAARTFPGNRPTTSIFGPALTPSVLGQLIALYEHITFTQGIVWGINSFDQWGVELGKQLALQIAPAIEGDAEALQAQDASTRSLLAYYRSQRP, encoded by the coding sequence GTGAGTGCACCTGTCGACCCCACGTCCACGTCCGCCTGGAGTCGCCTGAGCGCGGCGCGCGACTCTTTCACCCCTGATCTGCGGGGCTGGTTCGCCACCGACGCGGGCCGCGTGGAGAGGATGACGCACACGCTCGGCGACCTGCACGTGGATCTGTCGAAGAACCTCGTCACCGACGACATCCTCGCCTCCCTCGTTCAGCTGGCCGAGGAGACCGGCGTCGCCGAACGGTACGCCGACATGCTCCGCGGCGCGCACATCAACACCACCGAAGACCGTGCCGTGCTGCACACGGCTCTGCGCCGCCCCGCGGGGGCGAGCCCCGAACTGGTCGTCGACGGCCAGCACATCGACGCCGATGTGCACGAGGTGCTCGACCGGCTCACCGCGTTCGCCGACCGCGTGCGGATGGGGGAGTGGCGGGGGGTCACCGGCAAGAAGGTCACGCACGTCGTCAACATCGGCATCGGCGGGTCCGACCTCGGTCCTGTCATGGTCTACGAGGCGCTCAAGCCCCTGGCCGACGCGGGCATCGAGGCGCGCTTCGTCTCCAACATCGACCCGACCGACGTCGCTCAGAAGACGGCCGGCCTGGACCCGGAGACGACGTTGTTCATCGTCGCGTCCAAGACCTTCACGACGCTGGAGACCCTCACCAACGCCCGCCTCGCCCGCGAGTGGCTGTGGGCGCAGCTGGCCGAGGCCGGCGCGATCGACGACACCGACGCATCCCGCACCGACGCCGTCGCGCACCACTTCGTCGCCGTCTCCACCGCCTTGGACAAGGTCGCCGAGTTCGGGATCGACCCCGCCAACGCGTTCGGCTTCTGGGACTGGGTCGGCGGGCGCTACTCCGTCGACAGCGCGATCGGTCTCTCCCTGGCCATCACGCTCGGGCCCGATGCGTTCGGGGAACTGCTCGCCGGCTTCCACGCCGTCGACGAGCACGTGGCATCCATGCCCCTGGAGCGCAACGTGCCGGTGCTCATGGGCCTGCTGAACATCTGGTACACGAACTTCCTCGGCGCGCAGTCGCACGCCGTGCTGCCCTACGCGCAGCAGCTGCACCGGTTCCCGGCGTACCTGCAGCAGCTCACGATGGAATCCAACGGCAAGTCGGTGCGGTGGGACGGCACCCCAGTGACCACCGACACGGGAGAGGTGTTCTGGGGAGAGCCCGGCACGAACGGCCAGCACGCGTTCTATCAGCTGATCCACCAGGGAACGCGCCTGATCCCCGCCGACTTCATCGCGTTCGCCCAGCCCGCCTATCCGCTGCAGGACGACGGCCGCGACGTGCACGGACTGTTCCTGGCGAACTTCCTCGCACAGACCAAGGCTCTCGCGTTCGGCAAGACCGCCGAGGAGGTGGAGGCCGAGGGGACCACCGGGGCACTCGTGGCCGCCCGCACCTTCCCCGGCAACCGGCCGACCACGTCGATCTTCGGCCCGGCCCTCACCCCTTCCGTGCTGGGCCAGCTCATCGCGCTGTACGAGCACATCACCTTCACGCAGGGCATCGTGTGGGGCATCAACTCCTTCGACCAGTGGGGCGTCGAGCTGGGCAAGCAGCTCGCGCTGCAGATCGCGCCCGCGATCGAAGGGGATGCCGAGGCGCTGCAGGCGCAGGATGCCTCCACCCGCTCGCTCCTGGCGTACTACCGTTCCCAGCGGCCGTGA
- a CDS encoding NAD(P)H-hydrate dehydratase translates to MSDRNEADAARRPETVTPERLRAWGLPDPGDDKKARGDVVVVGGSRRTPGGVMLAGEAALRVGAGRLGVFAPGSIDAQLGAVLPEAAVYALPDDASDAFDDSARNTLARADAVLVGPGFDDADETRDTLLAIADARPRCLVLDAYALGVLPGIDRGLLPDALVLTPNRDELAILRDGEPGADLRDDLAPVVAEVAQRYRAVVTCYDVVAASDGATWRIHGGGPGLATSGSGDVLSGAIAGFAARGTGLAQAAVWGSWVHARAGDRLTERLGLGFLARELAAELPLALREVS, encoded by the coding sequence ATGTCCGACCGGAATGAGGCGGATGCGGCGCGCCGGCCGGAGACCGTCACGCCCGAGCGGCTGAGGGCGTGGGGGCTCCCCGACCCCGGCGACGACAAGAAGGCCCGCGGGGACGTCGTCGTGGTCGGCGGCTCCCGGCGCACTCCCGGCGGCGTGATGCTCGCAGGGGAGGCGGCGCTGCGCGTGGGCGCGGGGCGCCTCGGCGTCTTCGCGCCCGGGTCGATCGACGCCCAGCTGGGGGCGGTGCTGCCCGAGGCGGCGGTCTACGCGCTGCCCGACGACGCCTCCGACGCCTTCGACGACTCCGCCCGGAACACTCTCGCGCGCGCGGACGCCGTCCTCGTGGGCCCGGGCTTCGACGATGCCGACGAGACCCGGGACACGCTGCTGGCCATCGCCGACGCACGTCCGCGGTGCCTCGTGCTCGACGCGTACGCCCTCGGGGTGCTCCCCGGAATCGATCGGGGGCTCCTGCCCGACGCGCTCGTGCTCACCCCCAACCGGGACGAGCTGGCCATCCTTCGCGACGGCGAGCCGGGCGCCGACCTGCGCGATGATCTCGCCCCCGTCGTGGCGGAGGTCGCACAACGCTACCGCGCTGTCGTGACGTGCTACGACGTGGTGGCCGCGTCCGACGGCGCGACATGGCGGATCCACGGCGGCGGCCCTGGCCTTGCCACCTCGGGCAGCGGTGACGTCCTCTCCGGGGCGATCGCCGGTTTCGCCGCACGCGGCACCGGCCTCGCTCAGGCCGCTGTCTGGGGGAGCTGGGTGCATGCACGGGCCGGTGACCGCCTCACCGAGCGGCTGGGCCTGGGCTTCCTCGCCCGCGAGCTGGCAGCCGAACTCCCGCTCGCCCTGCGCGAGGTCTCCTGA
- a CDS encoding helix-turn-helix transcriptional regulator — protein MADVTERMLRLLATLQGGGSFSGEDLARRLGVSPRTLRRDVDRLRAYGYPVMTRPGPGGHYRFAVGQRLPPLLLEDDEAVAVVIGLAALTAAGPAHPGALADAAGRAYGKVDTLLPARLRSRAAALRTTIEAERAPAPEVSARTLGTLAEAIAAGEIVAFDYRDAGGRPSARRVEAHRQVSIDLTWYLLGWDLGRGDWRVFRTDRIANLLRTGARHAGRALPAETALEFLRSGLSRAAP, from the coding sequence GTGGCCGACGTGACCGAGCGGATGCTGCGCCTGCTGGCGACCCTGCAGGGCGGGGGCTCGTTCTCGGGCGAGGATCTCGCGCGGCGGCTGGGCGTGAGCCCTCGCACGCTGCGGCGGGATGTGGACCGGCTCCGCGCGTACGGGTATCCCGTCATGACGCGGCCGGGCCCCGGCGGGCACTACCGCTTCGCCGTGGGGCAGCGCCTGCCGCCGCTCCTCCTGGAAGACGACGAGGCCGTCGCGGTCGTGATCGGCCTGGCCGCCCTCACCGCCGCCGGGCCCGCACACCCGGGCGCACTGGCGGATGCGGCCGGACGCGCCTACGGCAAGGTCGACACGCTCCTGCCCGCACGGTTGCGCTCCCGGGCCGCGGCGCTGCGCACCACGATCGAGGCCGAGCGGGCGCCGGCGCCGGAGGTCTCCGCCCGCACGCTGGGCACCCTCGCCGAGGCGATCGCCGCGGGAGAGATCGTGGCCTTCGACTACCGCGACGCCGGGGGCCGCCCGAGTGCCCGGCGCGTGGAGGCCCACCGGCAGGTGAGCATCGATCTCACGTGGTACCTCCTCGGCTGGGACCTCGGCCGTGGCGACTGGCGCGTCTTCCGGACCGACCGGATCGCGAATCTGCTGCGCACCGGAGCCCGTCACGCCGGGCGGGCGCTGCCCGCCGAGACCGCCCTGGAGTTCCTGCGCTCAGGCCTCAGCCGCGCCGCACCGTGA
- a CDS encoding MmcQ/YjbR family DNA-binding protein: MAVTLEDVRAIALSFPETVEAPSGYGFGPTWRTRNGMFAWQRTPTPADLAQLGEEGRSWPEGDAVAVRTDGLDEKAALLETFPEVFFTIPHFEGWSAVLVRLDAIDAAHLGEVLTGSWLLKAPKRVATAWLAAHPGR; encoded by the coding sequence ATGGCAGTGACGCTCGAGGATGTGCGCGCGATCGCGCTGTCCTTCCCGGAAACCGTCGAGGCTCCCAGCGGATACGGTTTCGGCCCCACGTGGCGTACGCGCAACGGGATGTTCGCGTGGCAGCGCACGCCCACCCCGGCCGACCTGGCGCAGCTGGGCGAGGAGGGCCGGTCATGGCCCGAGGGGGACGCCGTCGCCGTGCGCACCGACGGGCTGGACGAGAAGGCCGCACTGTTGGAGACCTTCCCCGAGGTGTTCTTCACCATCCCGCATTTCGAGGGGTGGTCGGCCGTCCTCGTCCGCCTGGATGCCATCGACGCCGCGCATCTGGGCGAGGTGCTCACCGGCTCGTGGCTGCTGAAAGCGCCCAAGCGCGTGGCCACGGCATGGCTGGCGGCCCACCCGGGACGGTGA
- a CDS encoding DUF427 domain-containing protein, translating to MHRPTPDPPGPGQESVWDYPRPPRVDRTARRVRIEFGGDTLVDTDDVVRVLETSHPPVYYVPIDAFAPGTLAPAEGSSFCEYKGAARYFDVTGGGQVRRGAAWYYPEPSAGYELLRGRVAVYAAPMDHCTVDGVEVVPQPGGFYGGWITPDVAGPFKGTPGSMGW from the coding sequence ATGCACCGTCCCACTCCTGATCCCCCCGGTCCGGGGCAGGAATCGGTGTGGGACTATCCGCGTCCGCCACGCGTCGACCGCACCGCCCGGCGCGTGCGCATCGAATTCGGCGGCGACACGCTCGTCGACACGGATGACGTCGTGCGGGTGCTCGAGACGAGCCATCCGCCGGTGTACTACGTGCCGATCGACGCGTTCGCCCCCGGCACGCTCGCGCCGGCGGAAGGGTCGTCGTTCTGCGAGTACAAGGGCGCGGCACGCTACTTCGACGTCACCGGCGGCGGGCAGGTGCGCCGCGGCGCGGCGTGGTACTACCCGGAGCCGTCGGCGGGCTACGAGCTCCTCCGCGGCCGCGTCGCCGTGTACGCCGCGCCCATGGACCACTGCACGGTGGACGGCGTCGAGGTGGTGCCGCAGCCCGGTGGCTTCTACGGCGGCTGGATCACCCCCGACGTCGCGGGTCCGTTCAAGGGGACGCCCGGATCGATGGGCTGGTGA
- a CDS encoding PadR family transcriptional regulator: MSGSFLGDGFAGFGGPGRGGEGGSGSAGPGAGWPATGIWDAMEQLRNAFMPKQPSTRMGRGDVRAAVLSLLAERPMHGYQIISEIEERSGGTWKPSPGSVYPTLQLLADEGLIEAEESGGRKTYALTEAGRQVAAAEGATPWESSGSRDTGRHSALTKSGIDLAQAVAQVGRSGSSDQIREAVSVLDEARRKIFSILARD, encoded by the coding sequence ATGAGCGGTTCATTCCTGGGCGACGGGTTCGCGGGATTCGGCGGCCCCGGCCGCGGCGGAGAAGGCGGGTCGGGCAGCGCCGGCCCCGGAGCGGGCTGGCCGGCGACGGGCATCTGGGACGCGATGGAGCAGTTGCGAAACGCCTTCATGCCGAAGCAGCCGAGCACGCGCATGGGGCGCGGAGACGTCCGCGCCGCCGTGCTGTCGCTGCTGGCCGAACGCCCCATGCACGGGTACCAGATCATCTCGGAGATCGAGGAGCGCAGCGGCGGGACGTGGAAGCCCAGCCCCGGCTCGGTGTACCCGACGCTCCAGCTGCTGGCGGATGAGGGACTCATCGAGGCTGAGGAGTCGGGCGGACGCAAGACGTACGCGCTCACGGAGGCAGGCCGTCAGGTCGCCGCTGCCGAGGGGGCGACGCCGTGGGAGAGCTCGGGCTCGCGCGACACCGGTCGGCATTCGGCGCTGACGAAGTCGGGCATCGACCTCGCGCAGGCCGTCGCGCAGGTGGGCCGCTCGGGCAGCTCGGACCAGATCCGGGAAGCCGTGAGCGTGCTGGATGAGGCGCGCCGGAAGATCTTCTCCATCCTCGCGCGGGACTGA
- a CDS encoding NAD(P)H-binding protein translates to MTIGVTTPKGHVGQHLLRLLVQAGERPRALLRDPATLEGDIAEHVDTARMDAWDADAVAEATRGLEAVYWVSPTGMDRDPLEAHAVAARNIAAAVEGNGIHRVVFQSSGGAEKRHGVGEIDGLAATEVALEATRASVTHLRCGYFFTNLLMDLESIRAGVLTTAMDLDRPLPWVAPEDIAAVAAGRLLSRSWSGRHVLGVQGPEDLSFREVAGVLESVLGHRVEPQQVSDDDVRAQLRGVGLPDAHVEAIVLMTAGIRDGYVPAQPRSVLTTTPTSLRAWAAANLA, encoded by the coding sequence ATGACCATCGGAGTGACGACGCCCAAGGGGCACGTGGGGCAGCACCTGCTGCGTCTGCTCGTGCAGGCCGGGGAGCGTCCGCGCGCGCTGCTGCGGGATCCGGCGACGCTGGAGGGCGACATCGCCGAGCATGTCGACACCGCGCGGATGGACGCGTGGGACGCGGACGCCGTGGCCGAAGCGACGCGCGGGCTGGAGGCGGTGTACTGGGTGAGTCCGACCGGCATGGACCGGGATCCGCTCGAGGCGCACGCGGTGGCCGCGCGGAACATCGCCGCGGCGGTCGAGGGGAACGGCATCCACCGGGTCGTGTTCCAATCCAGCGGGGGAGCCGAGAAGCGGCACGGCGTGGGCGAGATCGACGGACTGGCCGCCACCGAGGTCGCGCTGGAGGCGACGCGCGCGTCGGTGACCCACCTGCGCTGCGGCTACTTCTTCACCAACCTGCTCATGGACCTCGAATCCATCCGCGCCGGCGTGCTGACCACCGCGATGGACCTCGACCGTCCCCTGCCGTGGGTCGCGCCGGAGGACATCGCGGCGGTGGCAGCCGGCCGCCTGCTCTCGCGGAGCTGGTCGGGACGGCACGTCCTGGGCGTGCAGGGCCCGGAGGATCTCTCGTTCCGGGAGGTGGCCGGCGTCCTCGAGAGCGTCCTCGGACACCGCGTGGAGCCCCAGCAGGTGAGTGATGACGACGTGCGTGCACAACTGCGGGGCGTCGGGCTGCCCGACGCGCACGTGGAGGCCATCGTCCTGATGACGGCGGGCATCCGCGACGGGTACGTCCCCGCACAGCCGCGCTCGGTCCTCACCACGACACCGACGAGCCTGCGGGCATGGGCGGCGGCGAACCTGGCGTGA